One genomic segment of Primulina tabacum isolate GXHZ01 chromosome 9, ASM2559414v2, whole genome shotgun sequence includes these proteins:
- the LOC142555613 gene encoding UDP-glucosyl transferase 73B2-like: protein MGATDILVLPFFGQGHLNPSVELCKRLASCSESKVILIIPSLLSSSVPLTLHKNNPSIEVLQIDVSHSQPPPLHSPGSDGARFANGLDPDPEHGNRMMGQGIEGFLAERYKRVTGQTRPGCVVMDLMMSWSKEIFLREKIPIVSFFSCGAASTAMEYAAWKAQAHDMRPGETRVLTGLPDSVVLEYSDTKRRSLGGPPPEELKHGEHGPDFGIRDPGQAPRWLEDGDDSAALLLNTCHELEGPFLNYISNQVNKPVFGVGPLLPDTYWKSIGTVFHDRDSRSNRKSNYTEDEVTQWLDSKPSKSVIYISFGSEVGPDIEEYGELADALGDSKWSFIWVIQPGSGKPKLPPSVFGEKHDSNEKDEGFYPEGLDEKVGNRGIVIKGWAPQLLILSHPSTGGFLSHCGWNSTVEATGRGVPILAWPIRGDQYYNAKFVVDYLKTGIMVATGDNLTKMVKKSDIIQGIDSLMDDKEIHKRAVKIEVTFESGFPSSSTDSIKELIEFVSNI, encoded by the coding sequence ATGGGAGCTACTGATATTTTGGTGCTGCCTTTTTTTGGGCAGGGCCATCTCAACCCCTCGGTGGAGCTCTGCAAGCGCCTGGCTTCTTGTAGTGAATCTAAAGTCATCTTGATAATTCCTTCCCTTCTTTCTTCCTCCGTTCCTTTGACACTCCACAAAAATAATCCTTCCATTGAAGTGCTTCAGATCGATGTTTCGCACTCACAACCACCACCTCTGCATTCGCCAGGAAGTGACGGGGCTAGATTCGCCAACGGTCTTGACCCAGATCCCGAGCACGGAAATCGGATGATGGGACAGGGGATCGAGGGTTTTCTTGCCGAGAGATATAAAAGGGTTACGGGTCAGACCAGACCCGGTTGCGTGGTGATGGACCTGATGATGAGCTGGAGCAAGGAGATTTTTCTGAGAGAGAAGATACCCATCGTCTCGTTCTTTTCTTGCGGCGCTGCTTCCACTGCAATGGAGTACGCTGCGTGGAAAGCCCAAGCACACGACATGAGACCGGGTGAGACCCGGGTGCTCACCGGGTTGCCCGATAGCGTGGTGCTTGAATATTCGGACACCAAAAGGCGGAGTCTCGGAGGCCCGCCACCTGAAGAGCTCAAACACGGCGAGCATGGTCCGGACTTTGGCATACGTGACCCGGGTCAGGCTCCTCGTTGGTTGGAAGATGGAGATGATTCCGCAGCTTTGCTTCTCAACACATGTCATGAACTGGAAGGTCCGTTTCTCAACTACATATCGAATCAAGTGAACAAGCCGGTGTTCGGGGTCGGTCCATTGCTACCGGACACATACTGGAAATCAATCGGCACAGTGTTTCACGACCGGGATAGTAGATCGAACCGGAAATCAAACTATACCGAGGATGAAGTTACCCAATGGTTGGACTCAAAGCCAAGTAAATCAGTCATTTACATATCATTTGGCAGTGAAGTTGGACCTGATATTGAGGAATATGGGGAATTAGCAGATGCATTGGGAGATTCGAAATGGTCATTTATATGGGTGATCCAGCCGGGTTCGGGTAAACCGAAACTACCTCCATCGGTATTTGGTGAGAAACATGATTCAAATGAGAAGGATGAAGGCTTCTATCCTGAAGGATTGGATGAAAAGGTTGGAAACAGAGGGATAGTAATAAAGGGTTGGGCGCCTCAGTTACTGATATTGAGTCATCCGTCCACTGGTGGATTTTTATCACATTGTGGGTGGAATTCAACTGTGGAGGCGACTGGGCGAGGGGTTCCGATCTTGGCCTGGCCAATTCGGGGCGACCAGTATTATAATGCAAAATTTGTAGTGGATTATTTGAAGACAGGAATCATGGTTGCAACTGGTGACAATCTAACAAAGATGGTGAAAAAAAGTGATATAATTCAAGGGATTGATAGCCTGATGGATGATAAGGAAATCCATAAACGAGCTGTCAAAATAGAAGTCACGTTTGAGAGTGGCTTCCCATCGAGTTCCACGGATTCTATAAAGGAATTGATCGAGTTTGTAAGCAACATTTAA
- the LOC142555614 gene encoding protein LPA3 yields the protein MSLLNSPTSSGIPISLSSPSKRQGCSCGGFPIGTEKRKFDQRTSFLSISRSPQLVVNAAAGKGGSSAKLDVPFPSDYSELLEQAKEATELALKDNRQLMEIEFPTAGLDSVPGDGEGGIEMTGSMQLLREFCDLFVSPEKATRTRIFFPEANEVTFARKSAFSGASLKLDYLTKPSLFQDFGFESKVKMSDRVKPEDELFLVGYPYFNVNEMLVVEELYKEAVVNTARKLIIFNGELDRIRSGYYPPFFYPKLAALSQTFFPEMETVYYIHNFKGRKGGVLFRCYPGPWTVFRKVRNNYVCVRQQQVMPSLKQVALEILPSA from the exons ATGTCTTTGCTGAATTCTCCAACCTCTTCAGGGATTCCAATTTCTCTGTCCTCCCCTTCGAAGCGACAG GGTTGTAGTTGTGGAGGCTTCCCGATTGGGACAGAAAAAAGAAAATTCGATCAAAGAACTAGTTTTCTTAGTATTTCAAGAAGTCCGCAACTCGTGGTTAATGCTGCAGCTGGGAAGGGCGGTTCTTCAGCAAAGCTTGATGTGCCTTTTCCAAGTGATTATTCTGAACTTCTTGAGCAA GCTAAAGAAGCCACTGAATTGGCGCTAAAGGACAACAGGCAGCTGATG GAAATTGAATTTCCCACTGCTGGGTTGGACTCTGTGCCAG GTGATGGCGAGGGGGGGATAGAAATGACAGGGAGTATGCAACTTCTTCGTGAGTTCTGTGACCTTTTCGTTAGTCCAGAGAAAGCCACACGAACTAGAATT TTCTTCCCAGAAGCTAATGAAGTAACATTTGCCAGAAAATCAGCATTTTCTGGAGCTTCTCTAAAGCTAGACTACTTAACAAAGCCATCGTTATTTCAAGATTTTGGATTTGAATCAAAAGTTAAAATGTCCGACCGTGTGAAGCCTGAAGATGAACTTTTCCTGGTCGGCTATCCGTATTTCAACGTTAATG AAATGCTTGTGGTGGAAGAACTGTATAAAGAAGCTGTGGTGAACACTGCTCGGAAACTAATAATTTTCAATGGAGAACTTGACAGAATAAGATCTGGCT ATTACCCACCATTTTTCTATCCAAAACTGGCTGCACTTTCTCAAACCTTCTTCCCTGAGATGGAGACTGTCTATTACATTCACAACTTTAAAGGAAGAAAAGGAGGTGTCCTATTCCG GTGTTATCCAGGACCATGGACGGTTTTTAGGAAAGTGAGAAACAATTATGTCTGCGTGCGTCAGCAACAAGTGATGCCATCACTCAAGCAAGTTGCCTTGGAAATTCTTCCATCAGCTTGA
- the LOC142555615 gene encoding DNA (cytosine-5)-methyltransferase 1-like, giving the protein MMERKEAFHYNFPSRKSPRLSSVSSSTKFISKPGSTSDANAAAIWALSLHVIDPQPLGFLVPYLEGDNSLRRSSRFTTNKYRSPIEERSRSRRPNSLDLSQLRKSPRFSSSSSSFPALTSGNVKVVDLSQLRRSSRFSSSSSSVPSAFTSGNVKIVKRCRSMGKEADAGPVLKKGRVGFDDRGTWRLSACKKVTSECELLALPEPGSGSLSEVNLRTKCLRSRTLVMHVGNEKDIVEKSGFKKKNGDGFSMNEKSLRSRITKYPLIESPRSLENKSLDRSHRKSPRLNPAVSIEPPLVQKSASAEKRVKSRNVLVNVGKETKDEEKSSKRSGDLRSQIKEYNLIDCPVASEYSSVKRGLGTSPRFNEDVSGRSLKLEMLSMPDVPSLKKTASFIENSSLKLTTVVIQDGMETLASIESNSPETKSDLIELPDVFKYMDLNKRDSEVTDEKCFRCRKIQLKVGANGSSSEKPVQIEMSSSKKELSADENGVLEKNMGNQKIVVCTFVGKPIPEEEAQKRWRWRYELKSQQRGREGWKLNSGEEDEIILNVDCHYAQAKVGSTILNIGDCVYVKGEGEKKHVGRILEFFKTTEGEEYFRVQWFYRAEDTVLKNASSSHDKRRLFYSTVMNDNILDCIISKVNVVKIPPTQCLKSNPIRSAAFYYDMEYCVDYSSFRTLVTETENHDSCSLRSTCLDDKPITLTPFEVLPSFQSSRPQLALLDLYSGCGGMSTGLCVGAKLSGVNLVTKWAVDSNESACDSLKLNHPETQVRNESTDNFLELLRRWEQLCKQYVCDIERKLKCELDELVEAEGNGRQCDEEVSSGEYEVSNLVDICYGDPSENGKCGLHLKVRWKGYGSDEDTWEPIEGLSNCREQIQEFVRNGFKSKILPLPGDVDVICGGPPCQGISGYNRYRNFDSPMDDERNRQIVVFMDIVKFLKPKYVLMENVVDIIRFNNGSLGRYALSRLVDMKYQARLGTIASGCYGLPQFRLRVFIWGANPNEKLPQFPLPTHDVVVRYWPPIEFERNVVAYDEGQHPCLEDAIVLRDSISDLPAVTDDENREEMAYLNPPETEFQRYIRLTKQEMTGLVSSTDSEEKSFVLYDHRPSQLCKHDYLRVCQVPHRKGANFRDLPGLIVGRDNVVRRDPTIEPVMLPTGRPLIPDCAISFEQGKSKKPYARLWWDETVSTIVTFPYVRCMAILHPEQDRVLTLRECARLQGFPDFYRFCGTIKERYCQIGNAVSVPVARALGYALGTAYHKVSGDEPLMTLPPKFFSLQPSVDDELVTLGS; this is encoded by the exons ATGATGGAAAGAAAAGAAGCATTCCATTACAATTTCCCATCAAGGAAATCTCCAAGACTTTCTTCCGTGTCTTCTTCAACTAAATTCATATCCAAGCCGGGGTCCACATCAGATGCAAATGCAGCAGCTATATGGGCTCTGTCATTGCATGTTATCGATCCCCAGCCTCTGGGATTCCTCGTTCCTTATCTGGAAGGGGATAATTCTCTTCGCAGATCGTCAAGGTTTACTACCAATAAGTACAGATCGCCAATTGAAGAGAGAAGCAGAAGCAGGAGGCCAAATTCTTTGGATTTATCTCAATTGAGAAAGTCTCCTagattttcttcttcttcatcttcatTCCCGGCTTTGACCTCGGGGAATGTCAAGGTTGTTGATCTATCTCAATTGAGAAGGTCTTCTAGATTTTCTTCGTCTTCATCTTCAGTCCCCTCGGCTTTTACCTCGGGGAATGTGAAGATTGTGAAAAGGTGCCGTTCTATGGGTAAGGAAGCCGACGCGGGTCCagttttgaagaaggggagagTGGGTTTTGATGATCGGGGTACATGGAGATTGAGTGCGTGTAAAAAGGTGACTTCAGAGTGTGAATTGCTTGCATTGCCTGAGCCTGGTTCAGGGTCTTTGAGTGAAGTTAATTTGCGTACCAAGTGCTTAAGATCAAGAACTTTGGTAATGCATGTGGGGAATGAGAAAGATATTGTGGAGAAAAGtggtttcaagaaaaaaaatggcGATGGTTTCAGCATGAATGAGAAGAGCTTGAGATCTCGAATAACAAAATACCCTTTAATTGAATCTCCCCGGAGTTTGGAAAACAAATCTTTGGACAGAAGCCATAGGAAGTCTCCTAGGTTAAATCCTGCTGTTAGTATTGAGCCACCTTTAGTGCAGAAAAGTGCTTCTGCAGAGAAGCGCGTAAAATCAAGGAATGTTCTAGTCAATGTGGGAAAAGAGACAAAGGACGAGGAAAAAAGTTCGAAGAGAAGTGGGGATTTACGGTCTCAAATTAAAGAGtataatttgattgattgtCCCGTAGCTTCAGAATACAGCAGTGTGAAGCGTGGTTTAGGGACGTCTCCGAGGTTTAatgaggacgtttctggtagAAGCTTGAAACTTGAGATGCTTTCCATGCCTGACGTTCCTTCCTTAAAGAAAACAGCTTCGTTCATTGAGAACTCTTCCTTAAAATTAACAACAGTTGTGATACAAGATGGGATGGAAACTCTTGCTTCAATTGAAAGCAATTCTCCTGAAACGAAGTCTGATTTGATTGAATTACCTGATGTTTTTAAGTACATGGATTTGAATAAACGTGATTCAGAAGTGACTGATGAGAAGTGCTTTAGGTGTAGAAAAATTCAACTGAAAGTGGGTGCCAATGGAAGCTCGAGTGAAAAACCGGTGCAAATTGAAATGAGTAGTTCCAAGAAAGAACTAAGCGCAGATGAGAATGGAGTATTAGAGAAAAATATGGGAAATCAAAAGATCGTTGTATGTACGTTTGTGGGCAAGCCGATTCCAGAAGAAGAAGCTCAGAAAAGGTGGCGGTGGCGATACGAACTAAAG AGCCAGCAAAGAGGTCGAGAAGGTTGGAAATTAAA TTCCGGTGAAGAAGATGAAATTATATTGAACGTGGATTGCCATTACGCGCAGGCCAAAGTCGGTAGCACTATCCTAAACATTGGAGATTGTGTATATGTAAag GGCGAGGGAGAAAAAAAACATGTCGGCAGGATCTTGGAATTTTTCAAAACGACAGAGGGAGAAGAATACTTTAGGGTACAATGGTTTTACAGGGCAGAAGATACG GTCCTGAAAAATGCTTCGTCATCGCATGACAAGAGGCGTTTATTCTATTCCACCGTAATGAATGACAACATATTAGATTGTATTATTTCAAAGGTCAATGTCGTAAAAATACCACCTACG CAATGCCTAAAATCAAATCCCATTCGATCGGCTGCCTTTTATTATGATATGGAGTATTGTGTGGACTATTCATCGTTCCGTACTCTGGTAACTG AAACGGAGAACCATGATTCATGCTCATTGAGAAGCACATGCCTTGATGACAAACCAATTACACTGACACCCTTTGAGGTTTTGCCCAGTTTTCAATCTTCTAGACCACAATTAGCATTGCTTGATCTATACTCTGGATGTGGTGGAATGTCAACTGGTCTATGTGTTGGTGCAAAGCTTTCTGGTGTTAATCTTGTGACG AAATGGGCAGTTGACAGCAATGAATCAGCATGTGATAGTTTGAAACTTAACCATCCAGAAACACAG GTTAGGAATGAATCCACTGACAATTTTCTTGAGCTATTGAGGAGATGGGAGCAGTTATGTAAACAGTACGTTTGTGATATAGAAAGGAAACTGAAATGCGAACTAGATGAACTTGTTGAAGCTGAGGGTAATGGTAGGCAATGTGATGAAGAAGTATCTTCGGGCGAATATGAAGTCTCCAATTTGGTTGATATTTGTTATGGTGATCCTAGTGAAAACGGAAAATGCGGGCTACACTTGAAG GTACGTTGGAAGGGGTATGGTTCAGATGAAGATACATGGGAACCAATTGAAGGCTTGAG TAATTGCCGAGAACAGATACAAGAATTCGTTAGGAACGGATTCAAATCCAAAATATTACCTCTCCCT GGTGATGTTGATGTCATCTGTGGGGGCCCTCCCTGTCAAGGCATTAGTGGCTATAATCGTTACCGAAACTTTGATTCCCCTATGGATGATGAAAGAAACCGGCAAATAGTGGTCTTCATGGATATTGTGAAATTCTTGAAACCAAAATATGTCCTGATGGAGAACGTGGTCGACATAATAAGGTTCAACAATGGGTCTCTAGGAAGGTATGCCTTAAGTCGTTTGGTTGATATGAAATATCAAGCAAGGCTAGGCACTATAGCCTCAGGCTGTTACGGTCTTCCCCAATTTCGGTTACGTGTTTTCATATGGGGTGCAAATCCTAACGAAAAGCTGCCACAATTCCCACTTCCAACACACGATGTTGTAGTTAGATACTGGCCTCCGATTGAATTTGAGAGGAACGTTGTTGCTTATGATGAAGGACAACACCCCTGCTTAGAAGATGCTATTGTTCTCCGTGATTCGATTTCTGATCTCCCAGCTGTTACAGATGATGAAAACCGTGAGGAAATGGCATATCTGAACCCCCCGGAAACCGAGTTTCAAAGATACATAAGGTTGACTAAACAAGAAATGACGGGCCTTGTTTCATCCACGGATTCAGAAGAAAAATCATTTGTTTTATATGACCATCGACCTTCACAGCTATGTAAGCATGATTATCTTCGTGTCTGTCAAGTCCCACACAGGAAAGGAGCAAATTTCCGGGATCTACCCGGACTTATTGTCGGCCGAGACAATGTGGTTCGTCGTGATCCAACTATAGAACCCGTGATGCTACCCACAGGTAGGCCTTTAATCCCTGATTGTGCAATATCTTTCGAACAGGGTAAGTCTAAAAAACCATATGCTAGACTGTGGTGGGATGAAACCGTGTCGACCATAGTGACATTTCCTTACGTTCGATGCATGGCCATTTTACATCCTGAACAGGATCGAGTTCTAACTTTACGTGAATGCGCTAGATTACAAGGATTCCCAGATTTTTACAGATTTTGTGGTACTATTAAAGAAAGATACTGTCAAATAGGAAACGCGGTGTCCGTTCCTGTGGCACGAGCCTTGGGATATGCACTCGGCACAGCGTATCATAAGGTAAGCGGAGATGAACCGCTCATGACCTTACCACCAAAATTCTTCTCCTTGCAGCCTTCAGTAGATGATGAATTAGTGACATTGGGGAGCTAA